One window from the genome of Poecilia reticulata strain Guanapo linkage group LG9, Guppy_female_1.0+MT, whole genome shotgun sequence encodes:
- the smn1 gene encoding survival motor neuron protein 1, whose amino-acid sequence MANGCKEVLFARGTGQSDDSDIWDDTALIKAYDKAVASFKTALKGEDESHASKKNQPGKKRKNNKKNQSRKRTNAPPDKEWKVGDSCSAYWSEDGQLYAATISSIDQQRGTCVVVYTGYGNEEEQNLDDLLLEISEADEAANPKEKVEESSTEESDRSSTPSQHKQHPHGKTQKSKTHKHPPSTWPPGFPGFPPGPPPMHDFGHRENRRSAGHGPVPPSWPPMMPFGPPMIPPPPPMSPDMVDDEALGSVLISWYMSGYHTGYYLGLKQGRKEANKWTKLHHK is encoded by the exons ATGGCAAATGGATGCAAAGAAGTGTTATTTGCCCGTGGAACTGGACAG AGTGATGATTCAGACATCTGGGATGACACCGCACTTATAAAGGCATACGATAAAGCAGTAGCATCTTTCAAG ACTGCTCTAAAAGGCGAAGATGAATCACATGCGTCAAAGAAAAACCAGCCAGGAAAGAAAcgaaagaacaataaaaagaaccagagcagaaaacGTACCAATGCGCCACCTGATAAAGAG TGGAAGGTTGGGGACTCTTGTAGTGCTTACTGGTCAGAAGATGGCCAGCTCTATGCAGCCACCATCTCCTCCATAGACCAACAGAGGGGCACTTGTGTGGTGGTTTATACTGGTTATGGTAATGAGGAGGAGCAGAACCTTGACGACCTGCTGTTGGAGATTTCAGAGGCTGATGAAGCAGCAAATCCTAAG GAAAAAGTGGAAGAATCTTCTACAGAAGAGAGCGACAGGTCGTCCACACCAAGCCAACACAAACAGCATCCACACGGTAAAACCCAGAAGTCCAAAACTCACAAACACCCGCCTTCTACGTGGCCTCCCGGTTTCCCCGGGTTTCCTCCTGGACCTCCTCCAATGCACGATTTTGGACAT AGGGAAAACAGACGATCTGCTGGTCATGGACCTGTACCTCCATCCTGGCCTCCCATGATGCCTTTTGGTCCTCCT ATGATCCCTCCACCTCCACCAATGAGCCCCGACATGGTGGATGATGAAGCCTTGGGTAGTGTGCTCATATCCTGGTACATGAGCGGATATCACACAGGATACTACCTG GGTTTGAAACAAGGACGGAAAGAAGCAAACAAGTGGACAAAGCTGCACCACAAATGA
- the hspb11 gene encoding intraflagellar transport protein 25 homolog — translation MLDSSGAHVVLASSSDENHPPENITDGNNKTFWISTGMFPQEFIIRFPETTNISTVIMDSYNIKHLKIERNTSSNATNFEPVTQEELGRTEGHLQLNSISLKGCSATHLRFIITEGYDHFVSVHRISVKT, via the exons ATGCTTGATTCTTCTGGTGCACACGttgttttagcttcatccaGCGACGAGAATCACCCACCCGAAAACATCACTGATGG aaacaataaaacgTTTTGGATCTCCACCGGGATGTTTCCTCAGGAGTTCATCATTCGCTTTCCTGAAACGACCAACATTTCTACCGTGATAATGGACAGCTACAACA TTAAGCATCTAAAGATAGAGAGGAATACCTCATCAAATGCGACTAACTTTGAGCCTGTCACACAGGAAG AGTTGGGACGCACAGAGGGACACCTCCAGTTGAATTCTATTTCA CTAAAGGGCTGCAGTGCAACCCATCTACGTTTTATCATCACTGAGGGATACGACCACTTTGTGTCAGTACACAGAATCAGTGTGAAAACTTGA